ATTTTTCACCCTCAATTAGTAAGTCATCGTAAGTTCTGAAAGAGAATCTATGAGCATCTTTAAAAAATTTCTCACATAAAACAATTTTCCCTGCAAATACTACAACTCTTCCAAAACCTTCATGACTCATTTCCATTACAACTGAACACATAACCCCTGTCATTTTTTCAAAGGCTAAAGCAACAGCTTGAAATACTAGTCTTATATCTTTGATTTGCATTTCATCTATATCTGCAATAATAGGAATATTTTTTAAATCCTCTTTTGTTCTTACATATTTCTCAACTAGTAAGTCTTCATCACTTTTATTAACCCATGTTCCAAACTGATCAAGCGCTCTTACTTGTCCAATTAGTGTTATTTTGAAAAGTTCTTTTTTATCCATTATGAAGCCTTCTTTTCTATGATTTTTTTGATAAATGGTGGAGGATTTGAATTTAACATCTCTTTTAGTTTTTTAACTTCTTCTTCAATACTTACTATCTCTTTGTATTTGATTGTAAAGATTCCACTATTGATAAGTTTTGCAGCTGCTATTGCTCCAACATTTGTAAAATAAACAATATCAATACCTTCTAATAATGCTACAGCTTTATCTGTATCTTTTTCAAGTACTTTTTTTATTTCACATAAACTTGTGCCAGTTTTACTAATTTCATAAACTGCAAACTGTTTTGCTGCACCAAAGTGCGCATCAATGTTTTCTAAATCAGTTGTTGCAAAAGCAACTTTTAGAGAACCTTCTTGAGAGTCATTTGTTGTGATTTTAATACTACTCATTTTTTTTGTCCTAAAATAAATTTAATTACTTATATGCAAATAGTGTTCCACAAAAAATTAAGTAGTTTTTTTACTTTTGATTAGGGCTAAGAAATCTATAAGATCACTTAAGAAAAATGCCCTATTTGAGAGCTCTGCAAAGTAAATATTAGTAAAAGTATTTTGGGCAGAAAATGATTTTGCACTTTGAATAAATTCTTTTGGAAGTTGAGTATTTATACCAAGAGGTTTTATAAGTTCATCACAAACTTCTTCAAAAAGAAATAAAATTTCAGCTGGTCTTTCTTCACATAACATATAAATATCACTTCTGTAAAGGTCATATTTTTTATATAGTTCTACATAAGTTTCTTTACTCATTTTCCCACCGCCATTAGATATAAAATATTGTTTGAAGTGATTAAAGTATCTTGTGTAATATCATCAAAATATGCACCAATCCCAGTTGAGCTTATTTGCAGATTTGTTGCTCTTAAAGATATGATATGTGCTAAAAAACCACTAAGTATAAGAGCTAAAGAGTAGTTTGTTCTTATTTTTGAAGTGAAAAAAATAGTAGCACTTGAAGTTCCCCCTATTTTTTGATTAAAGGCTAAAGTTGTTGAAATATCATTAAAATTACCCTCTTCTTGTAATTGAAATTCTTTATAAATCCCTTTTTTCAGTCCAATTATTAGATTGTTTATAAAAAAGATTTCTATATTATATTTTCTTGCAATTATGAAAACATCTTTTAATACAGTCTCAAATTCTTCTTTAGTGATAGCTTCTTGTTTAAAGGCTCTCACTGATCTTCTATTATTTATAGCACTTTGTAGATTCTCTTTTGATAACTCTTTTAAAAAATTTATTTTTAAGTTATCAAAACTTTTATGATAAGAGTGTGAATAAAACTCTTCAATAAATGGTTCTTTTATATAATAATCACAAGGGGGCACAAAAGGTATATTATCTCTTAGTTTGTTTGTTTCTATGTCTTTATACTCACTTGAATAAATAGAAGCTACAAAATGTTCATACTTATCAAATGAGAAGGCTTTATTTAATTGTTTCTTTTTAAACTTAAAGTTAAAAAGATGTTCCATATCTTCTAATACAAGTGAAGCATAAATAGAACCTAATTGGTGACCAGTATCAAGTAATAGATACCTTATAGCTCTTTTCTCATACTTCCATGAAGTTCTGAAATAAACATTACTAAGTAAGAAGATAAATTTTTGTTGTTTTATATTCATATAACTTTCTAAGCCATCATTACTTAATTCATGGATTAAAGTTAAAGAATCTTCAAGTGGTTCATAGTGATAAATTCCATTTAAGAATTTTTTTATCCCTCTTATTTGGATATAAATTTCACAGGGGTAAAGTCCACCAGCACTTGGATTAACTCTTAACTTTACCTCATCATTTCCATACTTTTTTGAGTAAGTGACTTTTCCAAAGTTCTTTATAAATCTTAATTCTTCATAATCATCAAGATTATATCGTCTATAAAATTTTGGATAAGTTTTATATGCTTTTGCTTGGGTCTGCCAATTTATAAATTGGGTTTGAGTGAAAGCATTCTTTTTTGTTATGTCTGTTTGGTTATGAAACTCTTGCATTTCTTAACATTTTTACGATTTTTGGAGTTACTGCTAAATCAATAGCCTTAAAACCATCAAGGTTTTCAAAAGAACTATTGGCTCCTTTTTCTAAAAGAAGTTGTACAAAATCTTCTTTTCCTGCACTTGCACAATACATTAAAGCTGTTACATCATTTACATTTTTTGAATCAATTTCTATTCCTGCATTTACTAATAACTCAAAACATTCATAAGATGAAGCAAAACAGGCATTCCAAAGTGCAGAATTACCATCTACATTTTTCATATTTAAAT
This portion of the Arcobacter nitrofigilis DSM 7299 genome encodes:
- a CDS encoding NifB/NifX family molybdenum-iron cluster-binding protein, which translates into the protein MSSIKITTNDSQEGSLKVAFATTDLENIDAHFGAAKQFAVYEISKTGTSLCEIKKVLEKDTDKAVALLEGIDIVYFTNVGAIAAAKLINSGIFTIKYKEIVSIEEEVKKLKEMLNSNPPPFIKKIIEKKAS
- a CDS encoding NifX-associated nitrogen fixation protein, with the protein product MDKKELFKITLIGQVRALDQFGTWVNKSDEDLLVEKYVRTKEDLKNIPIIADIDEMQIKDIRLVFQAVALAFEKMTGVMCSVVMEMSHEGFGRVVVFAGKIVLCEKFFKDAHRFSFRTYDDLLIEGEKYLLKAEETYNKYKNV
- a CDS encoding ankyrin repeat domain-containing protein, translated to MKNLSSELKLWLKENNYNENDLNQAGKYGNSAVMKAAREGKNKLVSELLELDVDLNMKNVDGNSALWNACFASSYECFELLVNAGIEIDSKNVNDVTALMYCASAGKEDFVQLLLEKGANSSFENLDGFKAIDLAVTPKIVKMLRNARVS
- a CDS encoding SagB family peptide dehydrogenase, with translation MQEFHNQTDITKKNAFTQTQFINWQTQAKAYKTYPKFYRRYNLDDYEELRFIKNFGKVTYSKKYGNDEVKLRVNPSAGGLYPCEIYIQIRGIKKFLNGIYHYEPLEDSLTLIHELSNDGLESYMNIKQQKFIFLLSNVYFRTSWKYEKRAIRYLLLDTGHQLGSIYASLVLEDMEHLFNFKFKKKQLNKAFSFDKYEHFVASIYSSEYKDIETNKLRDNIPFVPPCDYYIKEPFIEEFYSHSYHKSFDNLKINFLKELSKENLQSAINNRRSVRAFKQEAITKEEFETVLKDVFIIARKYNIEIFFINNLIIGLKKGIYKEFQLQEEGNFNDISTTLAFNQKIGGTSSATIFFTSKIRTNYSLALILSGFLAHIISLRATNLQISSTGIGAYFDDITQDTLITSNNILYLMAVGK